The following are encoded together in the Geobacter sulfurreducens PCA genome:
- a CDS encoding LL-diaminopimelate aminotransferase codes for MAKINDHYLKLKAGYLFPEIGRRVREFAAANPSAKVIRLGIGDVTRPLAPAVIKAFHEAVDDLATTENFAGYGPEQGYDWLINAIIEKSYKPLGVDLKTEEMFISDGSKCDCANILDIFALDNVVAIGDPVYPVYNDTNVMIGRTGEADDKGYYKGIVYMPCTEENGFIPSLPTEKVDIIYLCFPNNPTGTVATKAELKKWVDYAIANDAVIFFDAAYEAFITDPAIPHSIYEIEGAKKCAIEFRSFSKTAGFTGVRCGLVVVPEEVMGTTPTGEKYSFNKLWLRRTTTKFNGASYPVQKAAAAVYSDEGWQQNKEIIDYYMENARIIREGLAAAGLTVYGGVNAPYIWLKTPGGMSSWDFFDKLLNECNVVGTPGSGFGPSGEGFFRLSAFGHRENVIEAVERIKKNLK; via the coding sequence ATGGCAAAGATCAATGACCACTATCTGAAACTCAAGGCCGGCTACCTCTTCCCGGAGATCGGCCGCCGCGTGCGGGAGTTCGCCGCCGCCAACCCGAGCGCCAAGGTGATCCGCCTCGGCATCGGCGATGTCACCCGGCCCCTGGCCCCGGCCGTGATCAAGGCGTTCCACGAGGCCGTGGACGACCTGGCCACCACCGAGAATTTCGCCGGGTACGGCCCGGAGCAGGGGTATGACTGGCTGATCAACGCCATTATCGAAAAGTCCTACAAGCCCCTGGGCGTGGACCTCAAGACCGAGGAGATGTTCATCTCCGACGGCTCCAAGTGCGACTGCGCCAACATCCTGGACATCTTCGCCCTCGACAACGTCGTGGCCATCGGCGACCCGGTCTACCCGGTCTACAACGACACCAACGTCATGATCGGCCGCACCGGCGAGGCCGACGACAAGGGCTACTACAAGGGCATCGTCTACATGCCCTGCACCGAGGAGAACGGCTTCATTCCGTCCCTCCCCACCGAGAAGGTGGACATCATCTATCTCTGCTTCCCCAACAACCCCACCGGCACCGTGGCCACCAAGGCCGAGCTGAAGAAGTGGGTCGACTACGCCATCGCCAACGACGCCGTCATCTTCTTCGACGCCGCCTACGAGGCCTTCATCACCGATCCCGCAATCCCCCACTCCATCTACGAGATCGAAGGGGCCAAGAAGTGCGCCATCGAATTCCGCTCCTTCTCCAAGACTGCCGGCTTCACCGGCGTCCGCTGCGGCCTGGTGGTCGTGCCGGAAGAGGTCATGGGCACCACGCCGACGGGCGAGAAGTACAGCTTCAACAAGCTCTGGCTGCGCCGCACCACCACCAAGTTCAACGGCGCCTCCTACCCGGTGCAGAAGGCCGCCGCCGCAGTCTACTCCGACGAGGGGTGGCAGCAGAACAAAGAGATCATCGACTACTACATGGAGAATGCCCGGATCATTCGCGAGGGCCTGGCCGCCGCCGGCCTCACCGTCTACGGCGGGGTCAATGCCCCCTACATCTGGCTCAAGACCCCCGGCGGCATGAGCAGTTGGGACTTCTTCGACAAGCTGCTGAACGAGTGCAACGTGGTCGGAACGCCGGGGAGCGGATTCGGCCCCAGCGGCGAAGGGTTCTTCCGGCTGTCGGCCTTCGGCCATCGCGAGAATGTGATCGAGGCGGTGGAGAGGATAAAGAAGAATTTGAAGTAG
- a CDS encoding toxin-antitoxin system TumE family protein, translated as MGATLVLRNKKVREGIIIELAVWILDAPVDGCSHRFKYRLFCGVLETGSSLVRYDNERGKGDHRHVVDGEQPYVFTSLEKLFADFEGDVREVLKK; from the coding sequence GTGGGAGCAACGCTTGTTCTCAGGAACAAGAAAGTCAGAGAAGGGATCATCATCGAATTGGCGGTCTGGATACTCGATGCCCCCGTAGATGGTTGCAGCCACCGATTTAAGTACCGTCTTTTCTGCGGCGTCCTGGAAACCGGTTCATCTTTGGTCAGGTACGACAACGAACGGGGGAAGGGCGACCACCGGCATGTCGTTGATGGCGAACAGCCGTACGTTTTTACCAGTCTGGAGAAGTTGTTCGCTGACTTTGAAGGGGATGTCAGGGAGGTGTTGAAAAAATGA
- a CDS encoding MarR family transcriptional regulator gives MKRDIKIGIKSDDEFFSEARDLARSIDNGWRPEQPVERLYFEDLPTLLKYLTPKRFELLNTLHAMGHVSINALAKKLHRQYRNVFDDVKTLERLGLVEKDEESRFFVPWDEIDATFRLAA, from the coding sequence ATGAAACGGGACATCAAGATAGGAATCAAGTCCGACGACGAATTCTTTTCCGAGGCACGGGATTTAGCTCGCAGCATCGACAATGGATGGCGGCCGGAGCAGCCGGTGGAACGCCTCTACTTCGAGGACCTCCCCACGCTGCTCAAATACCTCACTCCGAAACGGTTCGAACTGCTCAATACCCTGCACGCCATGGGTCATGTGAGCATCAACGCCTTGGCGAAGAAACTCCACCGGCAGTACCGCAACGTCTTTGACGACGTGAAGACCCTGGAGCGGCTGGGACTGGTGGAGAAGGATGAAGAGAGCCGGTTCTTCGTCCCTTGGGACGAGATTGATGCTACCTTTCGTCTGGCGGCGTAA
- a CDS encoding AAA family ATPase, which yields MKTSVKTISKKLQHSLQKGITELSVAGYKSIGRLQTIDLKPLTILSGSNSSGKSSIMQPLLLLKQTLEAGYDPGPLLLNGPNLKYNSASDILTQCKNNKLNSFSVGIRVAKNELLTTSYKKQINKGFKIDEMTYGDKNEIHFNQSMSASDTERIVPNEFKDLYKVLPKKYRPEIEWHITRNRCFLEAVPKSKDGSQMGPNVSPSSIVANAIRNIIHLPGLRGNPARTYPITAVGRSFPGTFETYSASILADWQDSKNNKLRELCADLERLGLTWKVAASRINDTQVELKVGRLPHATRGGAMDLVNIADVGFGVSQTLPVVVALHVAAPGQTVYLEQPEIHLHPRAQAVMAEVITDAVNRGVKVVVETHSSIFLLTMQSLVAEEKLPSDVVSLHWFSRDDDGLTIVTSASLDSSGSFGQWPEDFGAVNLEIESRYLDAFESKLGVDSSGCK from the coding sequence ATGAAAACGAGCGTTAAAACAATAAGCAAGAAACTACAGCACTCTTTGCAAAAAGGAATAACTGAATTGTCAGTTGCTGGCTATAAGTCAATTGGCAGGCTACAAACAATTGATTTAAAGCCGCTTACAATATTATCTGGATCAAATAGCTCTGGTAAATCTAGTATAATGCAACCACTACTACTGTTAAAACAAACATTAGAGGCCGGATATGATCCTGGTCCGTTATTGCTTAATGGACCAAACCTAAAGTATAATTCTGCAAGTGACATTTTGACTCAATGTAAGAACAATAAACTGAATTCATTTTCTGTTGGAATTCGAGTTGCTAAAAATGAACTACTCACTACATCATATAAAAAACAGATTAATAAAGGGTTCAAAATAGACGAAATGACTTACGGTGATAAAAATGAAATTCATTTCAATCAAAGTATGTCGGCATCAGATACAGAAAGAATCGTACCAAACGAATTTAAAGATCTTTACAAAGTATTGCCTAAAAAATACAGGCCAGAGATAGAGTGGCATATTACGCGAAATAGGTGTTTTCTTGAGGCAGTACCAAAGTCTAAAGATGGTTCACAAATGGGACCAAACGTTTCGCCTAGTTCAATTGTCGCAAACGCAATACGAAATATTATTCATTTGCCTGGTCTGAGAGGAAACCCAGCAAGAACATATCCTATTACAGCGGTGGGGAGAAGTTTTCCTGGTACGTTTGAAACTTATTCAGCGAGTATTCTTGCAGACTGGCAAGATAGTAAAAACAATAAATTGAGAGAGCTGTGTGCTGATCTTGAAAGATTAGGATTAACCTGGAAGGTTGCCGCAAGTCGAATTAATGACACTCAAGTTGAACTAAAAGTAGGCCGCCTGCCTCACGCTACTAGGGGTGGCGCAATGGATTTAGTCAATATTGCTGATGTTGGTTTTGGCGTTTCTCAGACGTTACCAGTTGTTGTTGCACTACATGTTGCAGCGCCAGGCCAAACAGTTTATCTCGAACAACCAGAAATTCATCTTCACCCGAGAGCACAAGCTGTAATGGCAGAAGTCATAACTGACGCAGTGAATAGAGGTGTAAAAGTAGTTGTTGAAACACACAGTTCAATATTTCTCTTGACCATGCAGTCATTGGTAGCGGAAGAGAAATTGCCTTCTGACGTCGTTAGCTTACATTGGTTTTCTCGGGATGATGACGGCCTTACGATTGTGACAAGTGCATCACTTGATAGCTCTGGAAGCTTTGGGCAATGGCCTGAAGACTTCGGTGCAGTAAATTTGGAGATCGAAAGTAGATATTTAGATGCGTTCGAGTCTAAATTAGGAGTGGATTCTAGTGGCTGCAAATAA
- a CDS encoding transposase has protein sequence MHHVIVRGIERRDIFDDNHDRARFVSRLSELLTQSGTRCFAWALMSNHFHLLLMPTTVPLAQTMRRLLTGHAVYFNRRHKRTGHLFQNR, from the coding sequence TTGCATCACGTCATCGTCCGCGGTATCGAACGCCGCGACATCTTTGACGATAACCACGACAGGGCGCGTTTCGTCTCCCGTCTGTCGGAACTTCTCACCCAGAGCGGCACCAGATGCTTTGCCTGGGCGCTCATGTCCAATCACTTCCATCTGCTGCTGATGCCCACCACGGTTCCCCTGGCGCAGACCATGCGCCGCCTGCTCACCGGCCATGCCGTTTATTTCAACCGCAGACACAAACGCACCGGCCATCTGTTCCAGAACCGCTAG
- a CDS encoding Fic family protein translates to MFTEVSPRGGRLVVQQKGAEGYSAFVPHPLPPNPPLQIDDEMGWLMERANRALGRLDGCTYTLPNPDLFLYMYVRKEAVLSSQIEGTQASLDDLLEYEGEIEGKSSPDDINEVSNYVDAMNYGLERLQELPLSLRLIKEIHARLMAGIRGGHKSPGEFRTSQNWIGGTRPGNAAFVPPPANEVVTCLGDLEKFLHDESVPPLLKAGLAHAQFETIHPFLDGNGRMGRLLIAFILCHDQVLEKPLLYLSLFFKKHRQEYYERLNAVRRDGDWEGWIKYYLQGVYEISKQATDAAKAIMDLMARDRQKVTGLGKAAPTALALLEMLYRKPYVTIPYVARELRISSPAASKAVNNLAALGILIEVSGKKRDRVFLHESYLSIIREGTELYR, encoded by the coding sequence ATGTTTACGGAAGTATCGCCGCGCGGCGGCAGGCTGGTGGTACAGCAAAAAGGTGCAGAAGGTTACAGCGCTTTTGTGCCACATCCGCTACCGCCCAATCCACCGCTGCAGATCGACGACGAAATGGGATGGCTGATGGAGCGGGCCAACCGTGCCTTGGGCCGGCTGGACGGCTGCACCTATACCCTCCCCAACCCTGACCTGTTCCTCTACATGTACGTGCGCAAGGAGGCGGTGCTAAGTTCCCAGATCGAGGGGACGCAGGCGTCATTGGACGATCTTCTGGAGTACGAAGGAGAGATTGAGGGTAAGAGCTCACCGGACGATATCAATGAGGTGTCCAATTATGTGGATGCCATGAATTACGGCCTGGAGCGGTTGCAAGAGCTGCCCCTGAGTCTGCGGCTGATCAAAGAGATTCATGCCCGGCTGATGGCCGGCATCAGGGGGGGGCACAAGAGTCCTGGCGAGTTCCGGACATCCCAGAACTGGATCGGTGGCACAAGGCCGGGTAATGCCGCCTTCGTGCCGCCGCCGGCCAATGAGGTAGTTACCTGTCTGGGCGACTTGGAGAAATTTCTGCACGATGAGTCAGTTCCGCCGCTGCTCAAGGCTGGCCTGGCCCATGCCCAGTTTGAGACCATCCACCCGTTTCTGGACGGCAACGGCAGAATGGGGCGGCTGTTGATAGCCTTTATTCTCTGCCATGATCAGGTACTGGAAAAGCCACTGCTCTACTTGAGTCTCTTTTTCAAAAAGCACCGCCAGGAGTACTACGAGCGGCTCAACGCGGTCCGGCGAGACGGCGACTGGGAGGGGTGGATCAAGTACTACCTGCAGGGGGTATACGAGATATCGAAACAGGCGACCGATGCCGCCAAAGCGATCATGGACCTGATGGCGCGGGACAGACAGAAGGTAACCGGCCTGGGCAAAGCAGCACCAACGGCGTTGGCTCTTCTGGAGATGCTCTATCGCAAGCCCTACGTCACCATCCCGTACGTGGCGCGGGAACTCCGAATCAGCTCCCCGGCAGCAAGTAAGGCAGTGAACAATCTTGCGGCACTCGGCATTCTGATCGAGGTGAGCGGCAAGAAGCGCGATCGGGTGTTCCTGCACGAATCCTACCTGTCCATCATCCGGGAAGGGACTGAGCTATACCGGTAG
- a CDS encoding ABC-F family ATP-binding cassette domain-containing protein — translation MISTSNISLAYGKRVIFKDVNIKFVPGNCYGLIGANGAGKSTFLKILAGLSEPDSGTVSVGPRERISFLKQDQFAFDEHTVFNTVIMGNPRLYEVMHEREAIYAKAEFSEEDGIRSAELEAEFAEMDGYEAESEAAVLLNGLGIPEELRHKQMKELEGGEKVRVLLAQALFGNPDVLLLDEPTNHLDLKTITWLEDFLARFNNTVIVVSHDRHFLNQICTHVADIDFGRIQVYVGNYDFWYQASQLTLKQKQDESRKIADKAAELKEFIQRFSSNASKAKQATSRKKLLEKLTVEEMPVSSRKYPYVVFKPERPCGDVILEISGLSKEIDGVQVFKDLDLIVGKGDKIAFVGANSLAKTTLFQILAGELEPDAGSFRWGVTITSAYFPKENGSYFDNDLNLIEWLGQFAPPTEGESFARGFLGRMLFSGDEATKKASVLSGGERVRCMLARMMLLGANALVLDEPTNHLDLESITALNNGLIAFSEVVLFSSHDHEFVNTLANRIVEFTPGGIIDRKMTFDDYLESAEVAEERDRLCQGHCDLTL, via the coding sequence ATGATCAGTACCAGCAACATCAGCTTGGCCTATGGCAAGCGGGTCATCTTCAAGGACGTGAACATCAAGTTCGTGCCCGGCAACTGCTACGGCCTGATCGGCGCCAACGGCGCCGGCAAGTCCACCTTCCTCAAGATTCTGGCGGGTCTGTCCGAGCCCGATTCCGGCACGGTCAGCGTCGGCCCGCGCGAGCGGATTTCATTCCTGAAGCAGGATCAGTTCGCCTTTGACGAGCACACGGTCTTCAATACCGTTATCATGGGCAATCCCCGGCTGTACGAGGTGATGCACGAGCGTGAGGCGATCTACGCCAAGGCGGAATTCTCCGAGGAGGACGGCATCCGCTCCGCCGAGCTGGAGGCTGAGTTTGCCGAGATGGACGGCTACGAGGCGGAGTCCGAGGCGGCGGTGCTGCTGAACGGCCTGGGGATTCCGGAAGAGCTGCGCCACAAGCAGATGAAGGAGCTGGAGGGGGGCGAGAAGGTGCGGGTGCTGCTGGCCCAGGCGCTGTTCGGCAACCCGGATGTGCTGCTGTTGGACGAGCCCACCAACCACCTGGACCTGAAGACCATCACCTGGCTGGAGGATTTCCTGGCCCGGTTCAATAACACGGTGATCGTGGTATCCCACGACCGGCACTTTCTCAACCAGATCTGCACCCACGTGGCGGACATCGACTTCGGCCGCATCCAGGTCTACGTGGGCAACTACGATTTCTGGTACCAGGCCAGCCAGCTGACCCTGAAGCAGAAGCAGGACGAGAGCCGGAAGATCGCCGACAAGGCGGCCGAGCTGAAGGAGTTCATCCAGCGCTTCAGCTCCAACGCCTCCAAGGCCAAGCAGGCCACCTCCCGCAAGAAGCTGCTGGAGAAGCTGACCGTGGAGGAGATGCCGGTGTCGTCCCGCAAGTACCCCTACGTGGTCTTCAAGCCCGAGCGCCCCTGTGGCGACGTCATCCTGGAGATCAGCGGCCTCTCCAAGGAGATCGACGGGGTTCAAGTGTTCAAGGACCTGGACCTGATCGTGGGGAAAGGGGACAAGATCGCCTTTGTGGGCGCCAACAGCCTGGCCAAGACCACCCTGTTCCAGATCCTGGCCGGCGAGCTGGAGCCTGACGCGGGTTCGTTCCGCTGGGGGGTGACCATCACCAGCGCCTACTTCCCCAAGGAGAACGGCAGCTATTTCGACAACGACCTGAACCTGATCGAGTGGCTGGGGCAGTTTGCTCCGCCGACGGAAGGGGAGAGCTTTGCCCGGGGCTTTCTCGGTAGGATGCTCTTCTCCGGCGACGAGGCCACCAAGAAGGCCTCGGTCCTTTCCGGCGGCGAGCGGGTCCGCTGCATGCTGGCGCGGATGATGCTGCTGGGCGCCAATGCCCTGGTGCTGGACGAGCCGACCAACCACCTGGACCTGGAGTCCATCACCGCCCTGAACAACGGCCTGATCGCCTTCAGCGAGGTGGTGCTCTTCAGCTCCCACGACCACGAGTTCGTCAACACCCTGGCCAACCGGATCGTGGAGTTCACCCCCGGTGGGATCATTGACCGGAAGATGACCTTCGACGACTACCTGGAGAGCGCCGAGGTGGCCGAAGAACGGGACCGGCTCTGCCAGGGGCACTGCGACCTGACGCTCTAG
- a CDS encoding GreA/GreB family elongation factor — protein sequence MTKQHLVATIIARLEADLALFTAAALHAHAAATHEECQPDNKYDTTALEASYVAQGQANRAQEIRQSLEAYRSLELQEFDAGAPVRLSALVTLEDEAGRTRRLFIGPQAGGMKLADPAGEIVVITPASPLGNRLLGLAAGDEVQGVDAGKGKFYTIVAVT from the coding sequence ATGACCAAACAGCACCTCGTTGCCACTATTATTGCCCGGCTTGAGGCCGATCTTGCCCTGTTCACCGCGGCGGCCCTCCATGCCCATGCCGCTGCTACCCATGAAGAGTGCCAGCCGGATAACAAGTACGATACCACTGCGCTGGAGGCATCCTATGTCGCCCAGGGGCAGGCCAACCGGGCACAGGAGATCCGCCAGAGCCTGGAGGCATACCGCTCCCTGGAACTGCAGGAGTTCGACGCCGGTGCGCCGGTGCGCTTGAGCGCCCTGGTGACCCTGGAGGACGAGGCGGGCAGGACGCGGCGGCTGTTCATCGGTCCCCAGGCAGGCGGGATGAAGCTGGCCGACCCGGCGGGCGAGATTGTGGTCATTACCCCTGCTTCTCCCCTGGGGAACAGGCTGCTCGGTCTTGCGGCGGGCGATGAAGTGCAGGGGGTAGACGCCGGCAAGGGGAAGTTTTACACCATCGTGGCTGTTACCTGA
- a CDS encoding YaiI/YqxD family protein, producing the protein MKIWIDADACPRAVKEILFRASTRLRVPLCLVANRSLAKHAGPLVESVVVADGFDVADDYIAEHAAPTDLVVTADVPLAARIVAKGGVALDPRGELYSEESIGERLAMRDLLSELRDTGMIQGGGPAPFSMSDRNRFASALDSLLHRMLRR; encoded by the coding sequence ATGAAGATCTGGATCGATGCCGATGCCTGCCCGCGGGCAGTGAAAGAAATCCTCTTCCGGGCCTCGACCCGGCTGCGGGTACCGCTCTGCCTGGTGGCCAACAGGAGCCTCGCCAAGCATGCCGGCCCGCTGGTGGAGAGCGTGGTGGTGGCCGATGGCTTCGACGTGGCAGACGATTACATCGCCGAGCACGCCGCCCCGACCGACCTGGTGGTAACCGCCGACGTGCCGCTGGCCGCCCGGATCGTGGCCAAGGGGGGCGTGGCGCTCGACCCGCGCGGCGAGCTGTACAGCGAGGAATCCATCGGCGAGCGGCTGGCCATGCGCGATCTGCTGAGCGAGCTGCGCGACACCGGCATGATCCAGGGGGGCGGCCCGGCGCCGTTCAGCATGAGCGACCGCAACCGCTTTGCGTCGGCCCTGGACAGCCTGCTGCATCGCATGCTCAGACGCTAG
- a CDS encoding VOC family protein, with product MTNNPIVWFEIYVQDMERAKKFYESVLGLSLTQLESPIPGMEIWSFPMLENAPGASGALVRMEGKPSGGNGTLVYFSCADCSVEASRVVASGGQIFREKFPIGQYGFIALVIDTEGNMIGLHSME from the coding sequence ATGACAAACAATCCGATCGTCTGGTTCGAAATTTACGTCCAGGACATGGAACGCGCGAAGAAGTTCTACGAGTCGGTGCTCGGGCTCAGTCTGACCCAGCTGGAGAGCCCGATTCCGGGTATGGAGATCTGGTCCTTCCCGATGCTGGAGAACGCCCCCGGCGCGAGCGGCGCCCTTGTCAGGATGGAGGGAAAGCCTTCCGGCGGTAACGGCACCCTCGTCTACTTCAGTTGCGCCGATTGCAGCGTTGAGGCGAGCAGGGTCGTAGCAAGCGGCGGCCAGATCTTCAGGGAGAAGTTCCCGATCGGGCAGTATGGCTTCATTGCCCTGGTTATTGACACGGAAGGGAACATGATCGGTCTCCACTCGATGGAATGA
- a CDS encoding cupin domain-containing protein: MYQEPEPGLYRHYKGGEYRVVGTARHSETDEPMVVYRCLYDNNSLWVRPLAMFLGTVAVDGAERPRFSLVAPDRSGGPAAAELIAGLGLERHPEGGWYRETYRAAGTIPGTLLPGQVGGERSFSTAIYFLLERGDISALHRIRSDELWHFHAGAPLIVHVITPAGGSYALTLGSDPASGETFQAVVPAGCWFGAETTGDYSLVGCTVAPGFDFADFEMGSRADLLGRFPTHAGIIRRLTRDGD; this comes from the coding sequence ATGTACCAAGAACCGGAGCCGGGGCTCTACCGGCACTACAAGGGGGGTGAGTACCGGGTGGTCGGCACGGCCCGCCACAGCGAGACGGACGAACCCATGGTGGTCTACCGCTGCCTCTACGACAACAATTCCCTCTGGGTGCGGCCATTGGCGATGTTCCTGGGAACGGTGGCCGTGGACGGTGCCGAACGCCCCCGTTTCAGCCTCGTGGCCCCCGACCGGTCCGGCGGACCGGCCGCCGCGGAGCTGATTGCCGGCCTTGGCCTGGAGCGTCATCCGGAGGGTGGCTGGTACCGGGAAACCTACCGGGCGGCCGGGACCATTCCCGGCACGCTTCTGCCGGGACAGGTCGGCGGCGAGCGCTCCTTTTCGACGGCCATCTACTTTTTGCTGGAGCGGGGCGATATTTCGGCCCTGCACCGGATCAGGTCCGACGAATTGTGGCACTTCCATGCCGGTGCGCCCCTGATCGTGCATGTGATCACCCCGGCGGGCGGCAGCTATGCCCTGACGTTGGGGAGCGATCCGGCGTCAGGGGAAACGTTCCAGGCGGTGGTGCCAGCGGGCTGCTGGTTCGGCGCCGAGACCACGGGCGATTATTCCCTGGTGGGGTGCACCGTGGCCCCCGGGTTCGATTTCGCCGATTTCGAAATGGGAAGCCGCGCCGATCTGCTTGGCCGATTCCCGACCCATGCCGGCATCATCCGGCGGCTGACCCGGGACGGGGACTGA
- a CDS encoding acetyl-CoA hydrolase/transferase C-terminal domain-containing protein — MSELHRRIRKTNLHERIRTVEEVIPLFQDGMNLGWSGFTPAGYPKAVPIALADHVEKNGLQGKLRFNLFIGASVGVETEDRWASLDMIDRRWPYQTGKNIQAGINSGRIRMGDRHLSMFAQDLGYGFYTKENGGRLDLAIIECSAITENGGLVLTASCGAVPEIVQIADKIIIEINTAIPNYEGLHDIIEPVSPPNRLPYLISRVDDRAGSPYVRVDTDKIVAIVESTHPDNGRAFAEQDDTSEAIANNILDFFQAEVKAGRLPKNLLPLQSGVGSIANAVIGGLAKGPFSGLRVWTEVLQDTMLDLFDSGKLDFASTVSLSFSVDGFKRFYGDWDKYSDKVIMRPLSIANHPEPIRRLGCIAMNTPVEFDIYAHANSTLVGGTRMINGIGGSGDFLRNAYLSIMHTPSARPTKTDPTGITCVVPHVPHVDHTEHDLDVLVTEQGLADLRGLAPKDRAREIIAKCAHPDYKPLLTEYLEMATRDCMARKAGHEPQLLDRVFKMQVNLAKNGTMKIDNWDI, encoded by the coding sequence GTGTCGGAATTGCACAGAAGAATCAGGAAGACGAATCTCCATGAGCGGATCAGGACGGTAGAAGAGGTCATCCCCCTCTTCCAGGACGGCATGAACCTGGGCTGGTCGGGCTTCACCCCCGCCGGCTACCCCAAGGCGGTACCCATCGCCCTGGCGGACCATGTGGAGAAGAACGGGCTGCAGGGGAAGCTGCGCTTCAACCTCTTCATCGGCGCCTCCGTGGGCGTCGAGACGGAAGACCGCTGGGCCTCCCTGGACATGATCGACCGCCGCTGGCCCTACCAGACCGGCAAGAACATCCAGGCCGGCATCAACTCCGGCCGCATCCGCATGGGTGACCGCCACCTCTCAATGTTCGCCCAGGATTTGGGGTACGGCTTCTACACCAAGGAGAACGGCGGCCGGCTGGATCTGGCCATCATCGAGTGCTCCGCCATCACCGAGAACGGCGGTCTGGTGCTGACCGCCTCCTGCGGCGCCGTCCCCGAGATCGTCCAGATCGCCGACAAGATCATCATCGAGATCAACACCGCCATCCCCAACTATGAAGGCCTGCACGACATCATCGAACCCGTCAGCCCTCCCAACCGGCTCCCCTACCTCATCAGCCGGGTGGATGACCGGGCCGGATCTCCCTACGTCCGCGTCGATACCGACAAGATCGTCGCCATCGTCGAGTCCACCCATCCGGACAACGGCCGCGCTTTTGCCGAGCAGGACGACACCTCCGAGGCCATTGCCAACAATATCCTGGACTTCTTCCAGGCAGAGGTGAAGGCGGGACGCCTCCCCAAGAACCTGCTGCCGCTCCAGTCCGGCGTCGGCTCCATCGCCAACGCCGTTATCGGCGGTCTGGCCAAGGGCCCCTTCTCCGGCCTGAGGGTCTGGACCGAGGTACTGCAGGACACCATGCTTGACCTCTTCGACTCCGGCAAGCTCGATTTCGCCTCCACCGTCTCCCTCTCCTTCTCCGTGGACGGCTTCAAGCGCTTCTACGGCGACTGGGACAAGTACAGCGACAAGGTCATCATGCGCCCCCTCTCCATCGCCAACCACCCGGAGCCCATCCGGCGCCTGGGATGCATTGCCATGAACACTCCCGTGGAGTTCGACATCTACGCCCACGCCAACTCCACCCTGGTCGGCGGCACGCGCATGATCAACGGCATCGGCGGCTCCGGCGATTTCCTGCGCAACGCCTACCTCTCCATCATGCACACCCCGTCGGCCCGCCCCACCAAGACCGACCCCACCGGCATCACCTGCGTCGTGCCCCACGTCCCGCACGTTGACCATACCGAGCACGACCTTGACGTGCTGGTCACCGAGCAGGGCCTAGCCGACCTGCGGGGCCTGGCCCCCAAGGACCGCGCCCGCGAGATCATCGCCAAGTGCGCCCACCCGGACTACAAGCCCCTCCTCACCGAGTACCTGGAGATGGCCACCAGGGACTGCATGGCCCGCAAGGCGGGGCATGAGCCCCAGTTGCTGGACCGGGTGTTCAAGATGCAGGTGAACCTGGCCAAGAACGGAACAATGAAGATCGACAACTGGGATATCTAG
- a CDS encoding TetR/AcrR family transcriptional regulator, which produces MTRADCRSRLMEVATELFAQKGFYGVSIRELAQAAGASISMISYHFGGKEGLYAAVLQEQFACFGQLDDIRGQAGDPLAVMTAYLRWTIQRHRNNPQLLRFYTSELTNPTPCFAAIVSPAIASVIRLLAESIEAGMTRGLFRRDLHAVNSALALAGMVNYFFLSTLATEGLTSHSPDQDEELIRQYVAIFTRGIMADGGAAPA; this is translated from the coding sequence ATGACCAGAGCGGACTGTCGCAGCAGGCTGATGGAGGTGGCAACGGAGCTCTTCGCCCAGAAGGGGTTCTACGGCGTCAGCATCCGGGAGCTCGCCCAGGCCGCCGGCGCCAGCATCTCAATGATCTCCTACCACTTCGGCGGCAAGGAGGGGCTCTACGCGGCGGTGCTCCAGGAGCAGTTCGCCTGCTTCGGCCAGTTGGACGACATCCGGGGCCAGGCGGGGGATCCCCTGGCGGTCATGACAGCCTACCTCCGCTGGACCATCCAGCGCCACCGGAACAACCCCCAGCTCCTCCGCTTCTACACCAGTGAACTCACCAACCCAACCCCCTGCTTCGCTGCAATCGTTTCCCCCGCCATCGCCTCCGTGATCCGCCTGCTGGCGGAGAGCATCGAGGCGGGGATGACGCGCGGCCTCTTCCGCCGGGATCTCCACGCCGTGAACAGCGCCCTGGCCCTGGCGGGTATGGTCAACTACTTCTTCCTCAGCACCCTGGCCACGGAGGGGCTCACCAGCCACTCGCCGGACCAGGACGAGGAACTGATCCGCCAGTACGTTGCCATCTTTACCCGGGGGATCATGGCCGACGGCGGGGCCGCGCCGGCATAG